From the Wolbachia endosymbiont (group B) of Protocalliphora azurea genome, one window contains:
- a CDS encoding Tol-Pal system protein TolB yields the protein MKLFVQLVLFISLFIPYSTKAVLYVDIKKSNIGNIDLVVSKCACKTEVENELSESITKVIETNLSNCGLFNVKRDAKVESWKSDTVVTISLSEVSNRNLELSFRLSDSFTNRELLTQSVVFLAKDWRKISHLVSDVIHDRLIGEKGHFNTKITYIAEEKDSNYKSVRKIAVMNQDGSNIKYLTNGEKFVSTPRFSPNGKGIVYISYTNGKSYIILKNLKDNTESIISAFEGVISAPRFSPDGKSLFISHSLSGETNILSLDLSSKRTKKITKGSAISTSPSLSPDQKYMVFSSDISGSQQLYIIDFTKKSKKPKRISFGNGRYATPVWSPKGDLIAFTKIQSGKFYIGVMKPDGKEERLLSEGHKIESPAWLPNGREIIFTNAESPSNSKLYLVDLVKKNQKMVFTPTNASLPDWSYF from the coding sequence ATGAAGCTATTCGTTCAACTGGTGTTATTTATTTCGTTATTTATTCCTTATTCCACAAAAGCTGTTTTATATGTTGATATAAAAAAAAGCAATATTGGTAATATTGATCTTGTTGTATCTAAATGTGCATGCAAGACAGAAGTGGAAAATGAGCTAAGTGAAAGCATCACAAAAGTAATTGAAACAAATCTATCTAATTGTGGCTTATTTAATGTGAAACGTGACGCGAAAGTTGAGTCTTGGAAAAGCGATACTGTAGTCACAATAAGTTTAAGTGAAGTATCAAACAGAAATTTAGAGCTATCTTTTCGTTTATCTGACAGCTTTACAAACAGAGAATTACTTACTCAGTCGGTTGTTTTTCTAGCAAAAGACTGGAGGAAAATTAGTCATCTTGTTTCAGATGTGATACATGATAGATTGATTGGTGAGAAAGGGCATTTCAATACAAAAATTACATATATCGCTGAAGAAAAAGATAGCAATTACAAATCCGTCCGTAAAATTGCTGTGATGAATCAAGATGGAAGTAATATAAAGTACTTAACAAATGGTGAGAAATTTGTGTCAACACCAAGATTTTCACCAAATGGAAAGGGTATTGTTTATATCTCATACACAAATGGTAAAAGTTATATAATATTAAAAAATTTAAAAGATAACACTGAATCAATAATCAGCGCATTTGAAGGAGTTATTTCTGCACCAAGATTTTCTCCTGATGGTAAATCTCTTTTTATTTCCCACTCATTGAGTGGTGAAACAAATATATTATCTCTAGACTTAAGCAGTAAACGAACAAAAAAAATTACTAAAGGTTCAGCTATAAGTACTTCTCCCTCTTTGTCTCCAGATCAAAAGTACATGGTTTTTAGTTCTGATATAAGTGGAAGTCAGCAACTATATATCATAGATTTCACTAAAAAAAGCAAAAAACCCAAGAGAATTAGTTTTGGAAATGGAAGATATGCTACACCTGTTTGGTCGCCAAAAGGAGATCTGATAGCTTTTACAAAAATTCAGTCAGGAAAATTTTACATAGGAGTTATGAAGCCAGATGGCAAAGAAGAGCGCTTGCTTTCAGAGGGACATAAAATTGAATCTCCGGCATGGCTACCAAATGGCAGAGAAATTATCTTTACTAACGCAGAATCACCAAGCAACTCTAAATTATATTTAGTAGATTTAGTAAAGAAAAATCAAAAAATGGTTTTTACTCCAACGAATGCTTCTTTACCAGATTGGTCTTATTTCTGA
- a CDS encoding ribose-phosphate diphosphokinase — MKVIIGSASKQLGDSIASGLNAQLFPNQVSRFADGEVNVEVANDLRNQEVYIVQSLSSPVNDNLMELLLTIDAAKRSGAKRITAIIPYYGYSRQDRVIKNNNMQSALSAKLTANLIQTAGANSVAAIDLHSSQIEGFFDIPVTNLSCFEVFVNSIYKENLAIVAPDVGAIGRARAFAKILEEKHKLDNNIIIVDKYREKAGTSQVMNVIGEVANKNCVIVDDIVDSGGTLCNAALALKDRGAKSVVSCITHGVLSGNAVEKISSSSLDKLVITDTVFHKFEKNDKIEVVSIANILICFMQGGKSAS; from the coding sequence ATGAAGGTAATAATAGGTAGCGCTAGTAAACAATTAGGAGATTCAATAGCAAGTGGGCTAAATGCTCAGCTATTCCCCAATCAGGTGTCAAGATTTGCCGATGGTGAGGTAAATGTAGAAGTAGCAAATGATCTACGTAATCAAGAAGTATATATAGTACAATCTCTTTCTTCCCCTGTAAATGATAACCTTATGGAGCTTCTGCTTACAATTGATGCAGCAAAGAGATCTGGAGCCAAGAGAATAACAGCTATTATTCCTTATTACGGATACAGTAGGCAGGACAGGGTTATTAAAAACAATAATATGCAATCTGCTTTAAGTGCTAAATTAACTGCAAATCTTATTCAAACAGCTGGTGCAAACAGTGTTGCTGCTATTGATTTGCATTCAAGTCAAATTGAAGGTTTTTTTGATATACCAGTTACTAATCTAAGCTGTTTTGAAGTATTTGTTAACTCTATATACAAGGAAAACTTGGCAATAGTTGCGCCTGATGTTGGAGCAATTGGCAGAGCTCGTGCTTTTGCAAAGATTTTAGAGGAAAAACACAAGTTGGATAATAATATTATTATAGTAGATAAATATAGAGAAAAAGCAGGTACATCTCAGGTAATGAATGTAATCGGAGAAGTTGCAAACAAAAATTGTGTCATTGTTGATGATATAGTTGACTCTGGCGGAACATTATGTAATGCAGCCCTTGCTTTAAAAGACCGAGGAGCAAAGTCTGTAGTTTCATGCATTACACATGGCGTACTTTCAGGAAATGCAGTTGAGAAAATCTCTTCCTCTTCTCTGGATAAATTAGTAATTACGGACACCGTATTTCACAAATTTGAAAAAAATGATAAGATAGAGGTTGTTTCAATTGCAAATATTTTAATTTGCTTTATGCAAGGAGGTAAAAGTGCCAGCTAG
- a CDS encoding ribonuclease J yields the protein MNINKNEFLFLPLGGVGRIGMNVSLYHYQGKWIMIDLGIGFADETMPGVELLIADVDFIAQRKKDLLGIIITHAHEDHCGAVPHLWEDLQCPIYTTKFTVNFLKEKLKEFRLEGVVPVKEVDINGSINLGPFTVEFINVTHSIPEANSILISTEAGSALHTGDWKFDPKPVVGLISNIERLKEIGDKGDLLAAICDSTNILSKHDPESESEIYDNIYNIIKRSKKLVAVSLFASNVARIETISQAAKALNRKVVLLGRSLWRIVKVAQDSGYLTDSPEFLEAKEAVNFPREKLVLLCTGCQGEPLAATARLASKSHQAFKMQQGDTMIFSSKIIPGNETRAHNMLNAFIEMGVEVITEKTENVHASGHPVKAELREMYSLIKPKMSIPVHGEYIHTDAHVKFAKECGVKKAIMIAPGDIVNLENGEKVSSIDVDYFGIDGMLLRHPECSVIKMRERMRDAGAIVVTAIVNKKNKLLAKPKVFAPGVFEAQKDAAIMQKIIEKVESAFSPQPIKKIRNKIESSIFSILKEYLLKRPIIEVQIEQV from the coding sequence ATGAACATAAACAAAAATGAGTTTTTATTTCTTCCTCTTGGAGGAGTAGGAAGAATTGGGATGAACGTTAGCCTATATCATTATCAAGGCAAGTGGATTATGATCGACCTTGGTATCGGTTTTGCAGATGAAACTATGCCAGGTGTTGAGCTACTCATTGCTGATGTAGATTTTATTGCTCAAAGAAAAAAAGATTTGCTTGGAATAATAATTACACATGCACATGAAGATCACTGTGGTGCAGTGCCTCATCTGTGGGAAGATTTGCAATGTCCCATATATACAACAAAGTTTACAGTTAATTTTCTCAAGGAGAAACTAAAGGAGTTTCGATTGGAAGGTGTGGTACCTGTGAAAGAGGTAGACATAAATGGCAGCATAAATTTGGGTCCTTTTACCGTTGAGTTTATAAATGTAACTCACTCAATTCCTGAGGCAAATTCAATATTAATTAGCACTGAAGCAGGTAGTGCACTTCATACTGGGGACTGGAAATTTGATCCAAAACCTGTTGTTGGATTAATTTCTAATATAGAGCGTTTAAAAGAAATTGGCGATAAAGGTGATCTACTTGCAGCAATTTGTGATTCAACAAACATACTGAGCAAACACGACCCTGAATCAGAAAGTGAAATTTATGATAATATTTACAATATAATAAAGCGGTCTAAAAAATTGGTTGCTGTCTCGCTATTTGCCTCGAATGTGGCGCGAATTGAAACAATAAGCCAAGCTGCAAAAGCACTAAATAGAAAAGTGGTTTTACTTGGCAGATCTTTATGGAGAATAGTGAAAGTTGCTCAGGATAGTGGTTATTTAACTGATTCTCCTGAGTTTCTAGAAGCAAAGGAGGCAGTAAATTTTCCAAGGGAAAAGCTGGTGCTACTTTGCACAGGTTGTCAAGGTGAGCCACTGGCAGCTACCGCAAGACTTGCCTCTAAGAGTCATCAAGCATTTAAAATGCAGCAAGGTGATACCATGATCTTTTCATCAAAAATCATTCCTGGCAATGAAACTCGTGCACATAACATGCTCAATGCCTTTATTGAGATGGGAGTGGAAGTTATTACTGAAAAAACAGAGAATGTTCATGCTTCCGGTCATCCAGTAAAAGCAGAGCTAAGGGAAATGTATTCTTTGATAAAACCTAAGATGTCTATTCCGGTTCATGGTGAGTATATTCATACGGATGCACATGTAAAGTTTGCTAAAGAGTGCGGTGTGAAAAAAGCAATAATGATTGCACCAGGTGATATTGTTAATTTGGAAAATGGGGAAAAAGTTAGCTCCATTGATGTCGACTACTTTGGTATTGATGGTATGTTACTCCGTCATCCAGAATGCAGCGTTATAAAAATGCGTGAGAGAATGAGAGATGCCGGAGCTATCGTAGTGACAGCAATTGTAAACAAGAAAAATAAACTGCTTGCTAAGCCAAAAGTATTTGCACCTGGTGTTTTCGAAGCGCAAAAAGATGCAGCCATTATGCAAAAGATCATAGAGAAGGTTGAGTCAGCATTTAGTCCACAACCGATAAAAAAAATAAGAAATAAGATTGAAAGTTCAATATTTAGTATCTTAAAGGAATATTTACTAAAAAGACCTATAATTGAAGTCCAAATAGAACAGGTATAG
- a CDS encoding IS630 family transposase (programmed frameshift): MALRSKLLDEKVVNLAKEMLKKVRNNAYVSKKLQAVIAGKESSISAVARICKISRTALTEWIKHLKFGRVERLFAPSQRRRKSKLKKNQREQIEIWVERNPNITIKEVQIKISEEFGLNISKSTVHREIQRMKFSYITPRPMHHKQDKNKQEEFKKYFNKIVNSHPEKEVFFDESRFGTHSKIGHGWFKKGVRTQVKMKIGRQNFYIYSAVNPRSGKKISLLAPYVNTDCMNIFLEQMSKDLGTKKAFLVMDCASWHRSKSLKFQENITIIYLPPYSPELNPVERLWQYIKYNTLRNRVYDTIGLLADVLCNFIVSISSTTIKRVCNVSYLFD; encoded by the exons ATGGCATTAAGGTCAAAACTATTAGACGAAAAAGTTGTAAATTTGGCGAAAGAAATGTTAAAAAAGGTCAGAAATAACGCATATGTTTCAAAAAAGTTACAAGCGGTGATAGCAGGAAAAGAAAGTAGTATAAGCGCTGTGGCAAGAATATGTAAAATTTCAAGGACTGCTTTGACTGAATGGATAAAGCATCTAAAATTTGGTAGAGTAGAAAGATTATTTGCCCCGTCTCAGCGGCGAAGAAAAAGCAAATTAAAGAAAAATCAACGTGAGCAAATTGAAATATGGGTAGAAAGAAATCCAAATATTACTATTAAGGAAGTGCAGATAAAAATCTCAGAGGAATTTGGCCTAAACATTAGCAAATCAACAGTGCACCGTGAGATACAAAGGATGAAATTTTCTTATATAACACCGAGGCCAATGCACCATAAACAAGATAAAAACAAGCAAGAAGAGTTTAAAAAATACTTCAATAAAATAGTCAATTCCCACCCTGAAAAAGAGGTG TTTTTTGATGAATCACGATTTGGAACTCATTCAAAAATCGGACACGGATGGTTTAAAAAAGGGGTCAGAACGCAGGTTAAAATGAAAATTGGTAGACAAAATTTCTATATCTACAGTGCGGTAAATCCAAGAAGTGGTAAGAAAATCAGCCTACTTGCTCCATATGTAAACACTGATTGTATGAATATATTTCTGGAGCAGATGTCGAAAGATTTAGGCACGAAAAAAGCCTTTCTTGTAATGGATTGTGCAAGTTGGCATAGATCAAAAAGTTTGAAATTTCAGGAAAACATTACCATTATATACTTGCCTCCTTATTCACCGGAACTGAATCCTGTTGAGAGGTTGTGGCAATATATCAAATACAATACTTTACGTAACAGAGTCTACGATACCATAGGCTTACTTGCAGATGTTCTGTGTAATTTTATTGTCAGTATTTCCAGCACTACTATTAAACGAGTTTGTAATGTTTCTTATTTGTTCGATTAG
- the gatC gene encoding Asp-tRNA(Asn)/Glu-tRNA(Gln) amidotransferase subunit GatC, translated as MPARSTEDVITSLIEFANKRKITITKEEMLKTAQLVRIKLSDDEIKYYSKELTMLDWIHDTLLKVNTEGVSPMRYGTIDKDVHVRDDIINSQNIKEEILSNTKSEHGYFVVPKVIND; from the coding sequence GTGCCAGCTAGATCAACAGAAGATGTTATCACTTCGTTAATAGAATTTGCAAATAAGAGAAAAATAACAATTACTAAGGAAGAAATGCTTAAAACTGCACAGCTTGTGAGGATTAAGTTATCCGATGATGAGATTAAATACTACTCAAAAGAACTGACAATGCTGGATTGGATACATGATACTTTGTTGAAAGTTAATACTGAAGGTGTTTCTCCTATGCGTTATGGAACTATAGATAAGGATGTCCATGTACGCGATGATATTATAAATTCTCAAAACATTAAAGAAGAAATATTATCCAATACAAAATCAGAGCATGGGTATTTCGTAGTACCGAAGGTTATAAACGATTAA
- a CDS encoding AAA family ATPase produces MNFNELVKNGCLKLDFKIITVSELVSFLEINSHITKLSLKSCYIGDEGAKALANGNLANLTQLDLSSNSIGDEGAKALANGNLANLTQLDLSSNSIGDEGAKALANGNLTNLTSLDVALNNIGDKGEKALADLKKFNVKGIKNFGTIDSLINKLTQSNSSIEIFDPAKSENKTTLDDIIIPESVKKELNKILGTIPERNKELLKKIGYKPEKGYLFYGPPGNGKTKIARAIACQANAKFISVSASEFLKSYIGEGEKYVREIFKKARANAPCIIFIDEIDCIATKRGSGGSSSHAQSCDSLVNQFLTELDGFNSLEGVTVIAATNRRDVLDKAFIRPGRLSNHIEIPLPGRAQRKDILNLYIKKFKVIEGLEVKVDTKKLANKTDGFSGAELEYLIDETTRDIISFFEGEGKITIDTNNFIQAIDTNSHYAKNR; encoded by the coding sequence ATGAATTTTAATGAACTTGTTAAAAACGGCTGTCTAAAATTGGACTTTAAAATAATAACCGTAAGTGAATTAGTAAGCTTTTTAGAGATTAATTCTCATATTACAAAGCTTAGTTTAAAAAGCTGTTATATTGGTGATGAAGGAGCAAAAGCTTTAGCTAATGGTAATCTTGCAAACCTTACTCAACTTGATTTAAGTTCGAACAGTATTGGTGATGAAGGAGCAAAAGCTTTAGCTAATGGTAATCTTGCAAACCTTACTCAACTTGATTTAAGTTCGAACAGTATTGGTGATGAAGGAGCAAAAGCTTTAGCTAATGGTAATCTTACAAACCTTACTTCACTTGATGTAGCTTTGAACAACATTGGTGATAAAGGAGAAAAAGCTTTAGCTGATCTTAAAAAATTTAATGTTAAAGGTATAAAAAATTTTGGAACAATAGATAGTTTGATAAATAAACTCACACAAAGTAACTCTTCAATAGAAATTTTTGATCCAGCTAAATCGGAAAATAAAACAACACTTGATGATATTATAATTCCAGAAAGCGTTAAAAAGGAGCTAAACAAGATTCTTGGTACTATTCCAGAAAGAAATAAAGAATTACTTAAAAAGATAGGTTACAAACCAGAAAAAGGCTATCTTTTTTATGGTCCACCCGGAAATGGTAAAACCAAAATTGCTCGTGCAATTGCATGTCAAGCTAATGCAAAGTTTATTAGTGTTTCTGCATCTGAATTTCTGAAATCGTATATTGGTGAAGGTGAAAAGTACGTAAGAGAAATTTTTAAAAAGGCAAGAGCAAATGCTCCTTGTATAATTTTTATAGATGAAATTGATTGTATTGCTACAAAACGTGGTAGCGGTGGTAGTTCTAGTCATGCTCAATCATGCGACAGCCTTGTGAATCAGTTTTTAACCGAGCTCGATGGTTTCAACTCACTAGAAGGTGTAACAGTGATTGCTGCAACTAATCGTAGAGATGTTTTAGACAAAGCGTTTATTAGGCCAGGCCGTCTCTCTAATCATATTGAAATTCCTTTGCCAGGTCGTGCCCAGCGTAAGGATATATTGAACTTATATATAAAAAAATTCAAAGTTATTGAAGGGTTGGAAGTTAAAGTAGATACTAAAAAACTTGCAAATAAAACTGATGGTTTCTCGGGAGCTGAGTTAGAATATTTAATAGATGAAACAACAAGGGATATTATATCTTTTTTTGAAGGTGAAGGAAAAATCACTATTGATACTAATAACTTCATTCAGGCAATTGATACCAATTCCCACTATGCAAAGAACAGATAG